The Toxoplasma gondii ME49 chromosome XII, whole genome shotgun sequence genome includes a region encoding these proteins:
- a CDS encoding hypothetical protein (encoded by transcript TGME49_245440), whose translation MPPAPKHGLDASFGARPVTTGAQPQFREEQGYPFSLSFNDDVPSLQKDESGQPREQTEDWPSLCGGQSEGCECSPRCLYSVTDCGEQRSGLPTEDTIVDWRPLDVFSDSEPLKKPGGSNGACTQELAAAEHGDKSGEEEGERGEDKSKRTRGGAEMGERCVRRGEQQGEKSENDDQDNGKVDRERGKQGANREREEEITAKYEREIQKGTSKTIKRIVTERERQTSEKEQKSKDCERGSKDGETGKEKDYEMLEDRTADGDKAEGKTESEGTGLESEDESEPYSKSFKKEEQKKGRKRDKRNREQGSERSKTGDEQRGSASGPEEEYGQGAEAKMKDRTKERRIEQEEDKDSNARKRQKQSRKDQHSGGVSGKEGKVKTPFLSAFSNCGLALVTDNYSSKENEKRQSGVCGGNHLGPCLLMPTGREDERSEEIKKRTDIVAVRSAALSSAGERTEEKQPLTGEAEEEETQTNERDEATVITPACARGAAARKPPLASAASWGLA comes from the exons ATGCCGCCCGCGCCGAAGCACGGCCTTGACGCCTCCTTCGGGGCGCGTCCCGTGACCACCGGGGCGCAGCCTCAGTTTCGCGAAGAACAAGGTTATCCATTCTCTCTGAGTTTTAATGACGATGTCCCGTCTCTCCAGAAGGATGAATCTGGACAGCCGAGAGAACAGACGGAGGAttggccttctctctgcggcggACAGTCGGAAGGATGTGAGtgctctcctcgctgtctctacTCGGTCACAGATTGCGGTGAACAGAGGTCTGGACTTCCCACAGAGGATACGATTGTCGACTGGCGTCCTCTCGACGTGTTTAGCGACTCTGAACCTTTGAAAAAACCTGGCGGTAGCAATGGAGCTTGCACACAAGAATTAGCAGCCGCAGAACACGGGgacaagagtggagaagaggaaggagagagaggtgagGACAAGAGCAAGCGGACACGCGGGGGAGCGGAAATGGGAGAGCGCTGCGTCCGGCGCGGAGAACAACAAGGCGAAAAATCAGAGAACGACGACCAAGACAATGGCAAAGTTGACCGCGAGAGGGGTAAACAAGGTGCtaaccgagagagagaagaagagataaCAGCAAAATACGAACGAGAGATTCAGAAAGGTACCAGCAAAACAATCAAGAGGATAgtgacagaaagagagagacaaacaagtgagaaggagcagaaatccaaggattgcgaaagaggaagcaaggacggagaaacggggaaggagaaggactACGAAATGTTGGAGGATAGAACCGCAGACGGTGACAAAGCGGAGGGAAAAACAGAGTCGGAGGGGACAGGCCTGGAGAGTGAAGACGAATCAGAGCCATACAGTAAGTCATTcaaaaaagaggaacagaagaaagggcgaaagagagacaaacgaaacCGAGAACAGGGGAGCGAACGGTCAAAAACTGGCGATGAGCAGCGGGGAAGTGCAAGCGGCCCTGAAGAGGAATACGGTCAGggagcagaagcgaagatGAAGGATCGAACGAAGGAGCGAAGAAtcgaacaagaagaagacaaagacagcaacgcgagaaaaaggcaaaAACAGTCGAGAAAAGATCAACACAGTGGAGGCGTCAGCGGTAAGGAGGGGAAAGTCAAGACCCCGTttctgtctgccttctccaaCTGTGGGCTGGCACTTGTCACGGATAACTACAGCTCAAAGGAAAATGAAAAGCGACAGTCTGGCGTCTGTGGAGGAAATCATTTGggtccctgtctcctcatGCCGACAGGGAGGGAGGACGAAAGGAGCGAGGAGATAAAAAAAAGGACAGACATCGTTGCAGTAAGATCAGCTGCCCTAAGCAGCGCTGGAGaacgaacagaagaaaaacagccACTAAcaggagaagctgaagaagaagaaacacagacgaacgaaagagacgaagccaCTGTCATCACACCCGCTTGTGCTCGGGGAGCCGCGGCGAGAAAACC ACCTCTCGCGTCGGCCGCCTCATGGGGCTTGGCCTAG